A genome region from Musa acuminata AAA Group cultivar baxijiao chromosome BXJ3-5, Cavendish_Baxijiao_AAA, whole genome shotgun sequence includes the following:
- the LOC103986203 gene encoding B3 domain-containing protein Os07g0679700 isoform X5 codes for MKNPEAPFMPSEVVQNFLSQHHQAVFAFSTRCSKENDTDTAVVSRACEMSTTTADSKIDVGAFVKGKGMSNVDVEQSESEIRSFGHIKWEQQSPDIGIASFSNRYQGPVVSSQISQLDEKDFVIDKSISESLAQACLSMSLGNTNQGSNMESCSSAERPLLALPMACSVAEGKDERKSLSFFQQLPRARFLAKPPKTSNRAFSDASRSALPYMRVARPPAEGRNQLLPRYWPRITDQELQQISGDSNSTIVPLFEKVLSASDAGRIGRLVLPKACAEAYFPHISQPEGVPLTIQDTKGKEWHFQFRFWPNNNSRMYVLEGVTPCIQSLQLQAGDTVTFSRIDPAGKLVMGYRKATNTVPLQQDSQISAIANGTFGNETLFSGVNENISTVSGYSGFLRSLKGAMDPYLSSQLEHMNASDEEISWHKGGMPNEGLQLQPLQKRSRNIGTKSRRFLMDTEDALELKLTWEEAQELLRPPPRAKPSIVTIEDHEVEEYEEPPVFGKKTIFTARSSGEQDQWVQCDDCLKWRRLPVDVLLLKWTCADNTWDPKRSSCSAPDELSHKEMQILLRQYEDLRKQRMSASFKQTSSELAASGLDALAAAAVLGDAGNQATIPYATTTKHPRHRPGCTCIVCIQPPSGKGPKHDPACTCNVCMTVKRRFKTLMMRKKKRQSEREEAEAHKKVAWGSKEEVEGSSSSPKGAQHLDPHQENEFGPESSKSIIEQLETSKGHIDLNCHPGSNEDSQTAPPRLSMMSLLQDAYRPLETYLKQNGLASLASEQVNQGSPSSFTVPQAPGESEGKAPDERHFASEEQEDGDDGDDGADMVTSDAS; via the exons ATGAAGAACCCTGAAGCACCTTTT atgcCAAGTGAAGTAGTTCAAAATTTTTTGTCTCAACACCATCAAGCGGTCTTTGCTTTCTCAACTAGATGTTCAAAAGAAAATGATACTGATACAGCAGTAGTTAGTCGTGCCTGCGAAATGTCCACCACTACTGCTGATAGTAAAATTGATGTTGGTGCTTTTGTTAAGGGAAAGGGTATGAGCAATGTGGATGTAGAGCAGAGTGAGAGTGAAATCAGATCGTTTGGGCATATCAAGTGGGAGCAACAGTCTCCTGACATAGGAATTGCAAGTTTCTCAAACAGATATCAAGGTCCAGTAGTGTCTTCCCAAATATCCCAACTAGATGAGAAGGATTTTGTGATAGATAAGTCTATAAGTGAGTCACTAGCCCAGGCTTGTCTTAGTATGAGCTTGGGAAATACAAACCAAGGCAGCAACATGGAATCATGTTCTAGTGCAGAAAGGCCACTTCTTGCGCTCCCTATGGCTTGTTCAGTAGCTGAAGGAAAGGATGAAAGAAAATCGTTGTCTTTCTTTCAACAGTTGCCAAGGGCTCGTTTTCTTGCAAAGCCTCCAAAGACAAGTAATCGAGCTTTTTCAGATGCATCTAGGAGTGCACTTCCATATATGCGAGTTGCAAGGCCACCTGCCGAGGGCCGTAATCAATTACTTCCACGTTATTGGCCAAGAATTACAGACCAAGAACTACAACAAATATCTGGAGA TTCAAATTCCACCATAGTGCCGCTATTTGAGAAGGTTCTGAGTGCTAGTGATGCAGGTCGTATTGGCCGTTTAGTTCTTCCAAAAGCTTGTGCAGAG GCATATTTTCCTCATATTTCTCAACCGGAAGGTGTTCCATTAACAATTCAAGATACGAAGGGCAAAGAATGGCATTTTCAGTTTAGATTTTGGCCAAATAACAACAGTAGAATGTATGTCTTAGAAGGTGTTACTCCTTGCATACAGTCTCTTCAGCTGCAAGCTGGTGATACAG TGACTTTTAGCCGAATAGATCCTGCAGGTAAACTTGTCATGGGTTACCGAAAGGCAACAAACACTGTGCCATTACAG CAGGATTCTCAGATTTCTGCAATTGCTAATGGTACATTTGGCAATGAAACATTGTTTTCTGGTGTTAATGAGAACATATCTACAGTAAGTGGATATTCTGGATTTCTTCGGTCATTAAAGGGTGCCATGGATCCATACTTGAGTTCTCAATTAGAACATATGAATGCATCTGATGAGGAAATCAGTTGGCATAAGGGTGGAATGCCAAATGAAGGACTGCAGCTTCAGCCTTTACAAAAAAGAAGCCGCAACATTGGTACCAAATCTAGGAGGTTCCTTATGGACACTGAAGACGCCTTGGAGCTCAAGCTTACTTGGGAGGAGGCTCAAGAATTGCTTCGTCCACCTCCAAGGGCCAAACCTAGCATTGTTACGATTGAGGATCATGAGGTTGAAGAATATGAA GAACCACCAGTCTTTGGCAAGAAAACCATTTTTACAGCTCGATCTTCTGG AGAGCAAGATCAATGGGTCCAATGTGATGATTGCTTAAAATGGCGTCGGCTACCTgtggatgttcttcttttgaaatGGACTTGTGCTGATAACACATGGGACCCTAAAAG GTCTTCATGCTCTGCACCTGACGAATTGAGCCATAAAGAGATGCAAATTCTTCTCAGGCAGTATGAAG ATCTCAGAAAACAGAGGATGAGTGCAAGTTTCAAGCAAACTTCTTCAGAGCTGGCAGCATCTGGTCTTGATGCATTGGCTGCTGCGGCTGTTCTTGGGGACGCAGGAAACCAAGCCACAATTCCATATGCAACCACCACCAAACATCCACGGCACCGCCCTGGCTGCACCTGCATTGTCTGCATCCAGCCTCCCAGTGGTAAAGGGCCAAAACATGATCCTGCATGCACATGTAATGTTTGTATGACTGTGAAACGCCGCTTCAAGACTCTCATGATGCGGAAGAAGAAACGTCAATCCGAGCGCGAAGAAGCTGAGGCCCATAAGAAGGTTGCATGGGGCAGCAAGGAAGAGGTTGAAGGATCTAGCAGCTCTCCAAAGGGTGCCCAGCATCTGGATCCCCATCAGGAGAATGAATTTGGCCCGGAAAGCAGCAAATCAATAATTGAACAGCTCGAAACAAGCAAGGGGCACATCGACTTGAACTGCCATCCAGGGTCTAATGAGGATTCACAGACAGCGCCTCCGCGACTTAGCATGATGAGCCTTCTCCAGGATGCATACCGACCCTTGGAAACATATCTAAAGCAAAATGGACTTGCGAGCTTGGCTAGCGAACAAGTAAACCAGGGGAGTCCGAGCTCGTTTACTGTTCCGCAGGCTCCTGGAGAAAGCGAAGGAAAAGCACCAGACGAACGTCATTTTGCctctgaagagcaagaagacggcgatgatggtgatgatggtgCAGACATGGTCACCAGCGATGCTTCTTGA